Below is a genomic region from Dechloromonas denitrificans.
AGTTCGGTCAGGAGACCAGTCTTCTCAACCGTGCGCTTGAAGCGGCGGATAGCAACTTCGAACGGCTCATTTTCCTTGACACGAATGTTCGGCATATAAATCACCCCCTTCCGTAAGGCGCCTGCCAGGTCAAGTAAAAGGCAGTGCGCGCAAATTTTGTTTCCGCATGCTTGCGGGTAGCCAGCCAGTATATTGCAAAAAACCTTTTAGTTCCAAGTGTTAAAATCGATCCCATGCTGATCCTTGGTATTGAATCCTCCTGCGACGAAACCGGCATTGCGCTCTACGACAGCGAAGCCGGCTTGTTGTCGCACGCTCTCCACTCGCAGGTCGCCATGCACGCCGAGTACGGTGGCGTTGTTCCCGAGTTGGCTTCACGTGACCACATTCGCCGCGTCGTTCCCTTGTTGCACGAGGCCCTGGCTCGTGCCGGGCGCAGTCTCGATGCAGTCGATGCCGTAGCTTATACGCGCGGTCCGGGGCTGTCCGGTGCGCTGCTGGTCGGCTGCGCCTTTGCCGAAGCGCTGGCGCTGGCGATTGATAGGCCGACCGTTCCGGTGCACCACCTGGAAGGGCATTTGCTGTCACCGCTGCTGTCCAGCACCCCGCCGACCTTCCCGTTTGTCGCCCTGCTGGTTTCCGGCGGGCACACGCAATTGATGAAGGTGACCGCTGTTGGTGAGTACGAATTGCTTGGCGAAACGCTGGATGACGCGGCCGGTGAGGCCTTCGATAAAAGCGCCAAACTGCTCGGTCTGCCTTATCCCGGTGGCTCCTTACTCTCGAAGCTGGCTGAGCAGGGGGATCCGGAAAAGTACAAGCTACCTCGGCCGATGCTGCATTCTGGCGACCTCAGTTTCAGTTTTTCCGGCCTGAAAACAGCGGTCTTGACGCTGGTTCGCGAGCAGCCGCAGCCGCTCAGCGATGCGTTCAGAAAAGATGCAGCCCGGGCTTTTCAGGAAGCCATTGTCGAGGTGCTGGTCAAGAAGTCGCTCAAGGCAATGAAGCAGACCGGCCTCAAGCAGTTGGTCGTGGCGGGGGGCGTCGGTGCCAACAAGCAGTTGCGGTCGACGCTCGATGACGAGGCAAAACGAAAGCGTTTCCGTGTCTATTACCCGGAGCTGGAGTTTTGTACCGATAACGGCGCGATGATTGCCCTGGCGGGTTGTTTGCGTCTGCAGTCGGGGGCCTTGGCGAAACCGGCGGGTTCCTTTGCCGTTCAACCGCGCTGGCCATTGATGGATATTTCGACCCACGCCAACGGATAGTCGTTGATCGGGAAAGTGCTGTCATCCGGGGGCCAGGAAGACGGCGGGCTGAATGCATCCGCCAGGATTTAAATTTAACAAGCCGTAATCAATTCACTATGCTATGATTTGCAGCATTGGTTGCGAATGCACCAAACCGAACTCACCGAGGTGGGGGAGGAGACAACCCGAATAAAAAAACAAAGCCCGCTCAGACGGGCTTGTTTTTTGCCCGAAAAATCAGCGGCGCCAAGTCGGGGCAGCCTGTATTCAGCGCAAATTCAGGGCAAAAAAAAGCCCGCACAAGGCGGGCTTAAATCCATTTCTTGGAGGAGATGGAGGAGACAGATTCCATTCTGCCAAAAAACTTGCTGCATTGCAGCAATTTATTTGTATCGTTCTGTAACAAGCCTCGTTATTTTGCGTTGATGGATTTTGTTTGATTAATAATCAATGGCTTGTGTTTAGA
It encodes:
- the tsaD gene encoding tRNA (adenosine(37)-N6)-threonylcarbamoyltransferase complex transferase subunit TsaD, coding for MLILGIESSCDETGIALYDSEAGLLSHALHSQVAMHAEYGGVVPELASRDHIRRVVPLLHEALARAGRSLDAVDAVAYTRGPGLSGALLVGCAFAEALALAIDRPTVPVHHLEGHLLSPLLSSTPPTFPFVALLVSGGHTQLMKVTAVGEYELLGETLDDAAGEAFDKSAKLLGLPYPGGSLLSKLAEQGDPEKYKLPRPMLHSGDLSFSFSGLKTAVLTLVREQPQPLSDAFRKDAARAFQEAIVEVLVKKSLKAMKQTGLKQLVVAGGVGANKQLRSTLDDEAKRKRFRVYYPELEFCTDNGAMIALAGCLRLQSGALAKPAGSFAVQPRWPLMDISTHANG